One stretch of Akkermansia sp. RCC_12PD DNA includes these proteins:
- a CDS encoding PEP-CTERM sorting domain-containing protein gives MKPSLFFAASLIALAGTAQAAIIFDYQANPGTTTALYDPSVSEGVSITGQTVTNGSGAALLQKTGTNYVNSFLSPNVNVGTGGTWTLTLSFTVTEDVTIDSIALNLFTFNGSNQIQNSNRKGAYTFNLKLGDTVLASCADSSLTYAGTGDTTASGAQKASVETLGQRGGSSGVREESSLDKAVTLTAGETYSMELSLSRGAETNGYFVGLGAIELNTVPEPATASLGLAGLTVLLLRRRRG, from the coding sequence ATGAAGCCCTCCTTATTTTTTGCCGCCTCGCTCATCGCGCTTGCAGGCACGGCCCAGGCAGCGATTATCTTTGATTACCAAGCCAATCCCGGAACGACGACTGCCCTGTATGACCCTTCCGTTAGTGAAGGTGTTTCCATCACAGGCCAAACGGTCACCAATGGTTCCGGCGCCGCGTTGTTGCAGAAAACGGGTACCAATTATGTGAATTCCTTTTTGAGTCCCAACGTGAATGTGGGGACCGGAGGTACATGGACCCTGACTTTGTCCTTCACCGTAACGGAAGATGTAACCATTGATTCAATAGCTCTGAATCTTTTTACATTCAACGGTTCCAATCAGATTCAGAACAGCAACCGCAAAGGTGCGTATACGTTTAATTTGAAACTGGGGGATACGGTTCTGGCCAGTTGTGCCGATTCCTCTCTGACTTATGCGGGAACCGGGGATACCACTGCTTCCGGCGCACAGAAGGCCAGCGTGGAGACACTGGGGCAGCGGGGCGGTTCTTCCGGAGTGAGGGAAGAGTCTTCCCTGGACAAGGCTGTTACCTTGACGGCGGGAGAGACTTATTCCATGGAGCTTTCTCTGTCCCGGGGGGCGGAAACCAATGGGTATTTTGTAGGGCTGGGGGCCATTGAATTGAATACTGTTCCCGAACCCGCCACGGCTTCCCTGGGTCTGGCCGGATTGACCGTATTGCTGCTGAGACGCCGCAGGGGATGA
- the recR gene encoding recombination mediator RecR: MNNLDYPLPVLELVAALKQLPGIGTRGAERMALWMLQGHMGEAESIARTIGQAADSVTPCPVCGFFSTAEALCEACRDEERDVRTICVVEQATDVIPIERSSAYRGLYHCLGGKLSPLDDVEPEDLNIQSLVERVAGQPGCEVILATGSDVEGEATATYLHHLLKDLDCKISRPAQGLPAGSGLSHADTLTLMKALEGRTML, translated from the coding sequence ATGAATAATCTGGATTATCCCCTGCCCGTGCTTGAACTGGTCGCCGCCCTCAAGCAATTGCCGGGCATCGGCACGCGCGGCGCGGAACGCATGGCCCTGTGGATGCTCCAGGGGCACATGGGAGAAGCGGAATCCATCGCCCGGACCATCGGCCAGGCGGCGGACAGTGTCACGCCCTGTCCGGTCTGCGGCTTTTTCAGCACGGCGGAAGCCCTCTGCGAAGCCTGCCGGGACGAGGAAAGGGACGTCCGGACCATCTGCGTGGTGGAACAGGCCACGGACGTGATTCCCATTGAACGCAGCAGCGCCTACCGCGGATTGTACCATTGCCTGGGGGGCAAACTCTCCCCGCTGGACGACGTTGAACCGGAAGACCTCAATATCCAGTCCCTGGTGGAACGGGTGGCCGGCCAGCCGGGGTGTGAAGTCATTCTCGCAACGGGGTCCGACGTGGAAGGGGAAGCCACGGCCACCTACCTGCACCACCTGTTGAAAGACCTGGACTGCAAAATCTCCCGCCCCGCCCAGGGACTGCCCGCCGGGTCCGGCCTCAGCCATGCGGATACGCTGACCCTGATGAAAGCTCTGGAAGGCAGAACCATGCTTTAA
- the fabF gene encoding beta-ketoacyl-ACP synthase II, which yields MTDRRIVITGIGVISPLGNDLASTWEAMKAGRSGIDTIKSMDVSDYSTKIAGEVKDFDPTPYFRTPKDARRVDRFTHFAMGAAGMALKDSGMDLEAVDKTRIGVMVGSGIGGLGTLETQHATLLSKGPARVSPFMIPYMISNIASGLISMEYGFGGPNMSIVTACATSNHNIGEAWRIMKFGDADVMVCGGAEATILPTGVAGFSNMKALSSRNDEPQRASRPYDVDRDGFVMGEGAGVVILETLEHAQKRGAKIYAELVGYGISADAYHLTAPDPEGRGAARCMQMALDHAGMKPEDIDYINTHGTSTPLGDICETKAIKAVFGDHAKNGLLISSTKSMTGHLLGAAGGVELAACLMAMQDGIIPPTINVDNQDPECDLDCVPNKAREAKVNAALSNSFGFGGHNSSVIVKKFS from the coding sequence ATGACCGACCGCAGAATTGTTATCACCGGCATCGGAGTGATCAGCCCCCTGGGCAATGATCTTGCAAGCACCTGGGAAGCCATGAAGGCCGGACGCAGTGGGATTGACACCATCAAATCCATGGACGTCTCCGATTATTCCACGAAAATCGCCGGTGAAGTCAAGGATTTCGACCCCACCCCCTATTTCAGGACTCCGAAGGACGCCCGCCGCGTGGACCGCTTCACGCACTTTGCCATGGGCGCGGCCGGAATGGCCTTGAAGGACTCCGGCATGGATCTGGAAGCCGTGGACAAGACGCGCATCGGCGTCATGGTCGGGAGCGGCATCGGCGGCCTCGGCACGCTGGAAACCCAGCACGCTACGCTTCTCTCCAAGGGACCGGCCCGCGTGTCCCCCTTCATGATCCCGTACATGATCAGCAACATCGCCTCCGGCCTCATTTCCATGGAATACGGTTTCGGCGGTCCCAACATGTCCATCGTCACGGCCTGCGCCACCTCCAACCACAACATCGGGGAAGCATGGCGCATCATGAAATTCGGCGATGCGGACGTCATGGTCTGCGGTGGGGCGGAAGCCACCATCCTGCCTACGGGCGTAGCGGGCTTCAGCAACATGAAGGCCCTCAGCTCACGCAACGACGAACCCCAGCGCGCCTCCCGCCCGTATGACGTGGACCGCGACGGCTTCGTGATGGGTGAAGGCGCGGGCGTCGTCATTCTGGAAACGCTGGAACACGCACAAAAACGCGGCGCCAAAATCTATGCGGAACTCGTCGGCTACGGCATCTCCGCGGACGCCTACCACCTCACCGCTCCGGATCCCGAAGGCCGTGGAGCCGCCCGCTGCATGCAGATGGCCCTGGACCACGCGGGAATGAAGCCGGAAGACATCGACTACATCAACACGCACGGCACCTCTACCCCCCTGGGCGACATCTGCGAAACAAAGGCCATCAAGGCCGTATTCGGTGACCACGCCAAAAACGGTCTGCTGATCAGTTCCACCAAATCCATGACCGGGCACCTTCTGGGCGCTGCGGGCGGCGTGGAACTGGCGGCCTGCCTCATGGCCATGCAGGACGGCATTATTCCGCCTACCATCAACGTGGACAACCAGGACCCGGAATGCGACCTGGACTGCGTGCCCAACAAGGCGCGTGAAGCCAAGGTGAACGCCGCACTGAGCAACTCCTTCGGGTTCGGCGGTCACAACTCTTCCGTCATCGTGAAGAAATTCTCCTGA
- a CDS encoding GDSL-type esterase/lipase family protein produces MGMSIIRIIPVLLALFPAQSPAAVPRIAILGDSIPYAGYWPALLESGLRQNSAYRNAEIVNFSLPSETASGLSEPGHAQGAFPRPCIHDRLDAILSRYKPTLVIACYGMNDGMMQPFSKANFQAYQKGMERLKAKAESAKARFIAVTPPLYMADTPEKDSARYNAVLDIYAGWLNGQKNKGWLVADMRPGLSRQIRTAKEKNPGFIYAPDGVHPGPEGHLMIARSVWPAVASFLNLPPDVRFPEGDAFRKILERHNLFKLAWLTETGHKRPGIPAGVPIAKLPRIPEGASTKAGPEAGAAPQPRCLKDTVPIVDFILDAVRQTGASMLRENKGPDRTGS; encoded by the coding sequence ATGGGAATGTCCATCATACGCATCATTCCGGTCCTGCTCGCACTCTTCCCGGCCCAATCCCCGGCAGCAGTTCCCAGAATCGCCATTCTGGGGGACAGTATCCCCTACGCTGGCTATTGGCCGGCTCTCCTGGAATCCGGCCTGCGGCAGAATTCCGCGTACAGGAATGCGGAAATCGTCAACTTTTCCCTTCCCAGCGAAACAGCCTCCGGACTTTCAGAGCCCGGCCATGCGCAGGGAGCCTTTCCTCGCCCCTGCATCCATGATCGCCTGGACGCCATTCTTTCCCGGTACAAGCCCACCCTGGTCATCGCCTGCTACGGCATGAACGACGGCATGATGCAGCCTTTTTCCAAGGCCAACTTTCAAGCCTACCAGAAAGGCATGGAACGACTGAAAGCAAAGGCAGAATCAGCCAAAGCCCGGTTCATCGCCGTGACGCCTCCCCTTTACATGGCGGACACGCCTGAAAAAGACTCCGCCCGCTACAACGCGGTTCTGGACATCTATGCCGGATGGCTGAACGGGCAGAAAAATAAAGGCTGGCTGGTGGCGGACATGCGCCCCGGGCTTTCCCGCCAAATCAGGACCGCCAAAGAAAAGAATCCCGGATTCATTTATGCCCCTGATGGCGTCCATCCCGGCCCGGAAGGCCATTTGATGATCGCCAGGTCCGTCTGGCCCGCAGTAGCTTCCTTCCTGAACCTCCCCCCGGACGTTCGTTTCCCGGAAGGAGACGCCTTCAGGAAAATCCTGGAGCGGCACAACCTCTTCAAACTGGCATGGCTGACGGAAACAGGCCATAAGCGCCCCGGCATTCCTGCGGGTGTTCCCATCGCCAAACTGCCCCGTATCCCGGAAGGCGCCAGCACCAAGGCCGGCCCTGAAGCCGGAGCGGCCCCTCAGCCCCGCTGCCTGAAAGATACGGTCCCCATTGTGGACTTCATCCTGGATGCCGTCCGGCAAACGGGCGCCTCCATGCTCCGGGAGAATAAGGGGCCAGACCGCACAGGGTCGTAA
- the msrB gene encoding peptide-methionine (R)-S-oxide reductase MsrB, producing the protein MNTEERKHWISWMATIAEGVAGVMAVEGGVPASQSVPDPGPSRRRHPLTETEKRIIEHQGTEPPFSGRFVSFFEQGTYVCRKCGEPLFRSEDKFDAGCGWPCFDDSLPDAVRSIRQNSGQRTEITCSHCGGHLGHLFSGERLTPKNMRYCVNSLSLDFQPAPQPVIAGHIS; encoded by the coding sequence ATGAATACGGAAGAACGGAAACACTGGATATCATGGATGGCGACGATCGCGGAAGGCGTGGCGGGCGTCATGGCCGTGGAAGGAGGAGTTCCCGCCTCCCAGAGCGTGCCTGATCCCGGTCCCTCCCGCAGGCGGCATCCGCTGACTGAAACGGAAAAGCGCATCATTGAGCATCAGGGAACGGAACCTCCCTTTTCCGGAAGATTCGTCAGCTTTTTCGAACAGGGCACCTATGTCTGCCGCAAATGCGGGGAACCCCTGTTCCGGTCGGAAGACAAATTCGATGCCGGCTGCGGATGGCCCTGCTTTGACGACTCCCTGCCGGACGCCGTCCGGAGCATCCGCCAGAACTCCGGCCAGCGCACGGAAATCACCTGCTCACATTGCGGAGGACACCTGGGACATCTATTTAGTGGCGAACGTCTTACGCCGAAAAACATGCGTTATTGCGTCAATTCCCTTTCCCTGGATTTCCAGCCTGCTCCTCAACCAGTCATCGCTGGACACATATCCTGA
- the dinB gene encoding DNA polymerase IV produces MKQRKIIHVDMDAFYASIEQRDHPEYRGKPIAVGRAEMRGVVAAASYEARRFGVRSAMPSMKAMKLCPKLIFTRNRMDVYKAVSAQIREIFHRYTDLVEPLSLDEAFLDVTENKPGIPLAVEIARRIKREIRQELRLTASAGVSYNKFLAKIASDYRKPDGLFTIHPSRAAEFIARLPIESFWGVGQATAARMHALSITNGAQLRERDQEFLVRHFGKIGVLFYNFARGIDERPVESSRIRKSVGCEQTYREDVTKAQALENSLPVLAEELAGRLARAGFRGNTLTLKIKFPDFVQKSRSITVPDCLTDMEDILPLARTMMEELDSGDSTFRLLGLSVSNPLEEHLPGVWEQLWLDLEY; encoded by the coding sequence ATGAAACAGAGAAAAATCATCCATGTGGATATGGATGCCTTTTACGCATCCATTGAACAGCGGGACCATCCGGAATACCGCGGCAAACCTATTGCCGTGGGACGTGCGGAAATGCGCGGCGTGGTAGCGGCGGCCAGTTATGAAGCGCGCCGCTTCGGGGTCCGGTCCGCCATGCCTTCCATGAAGGCGATGAAACTCTGTCCCAAGCTGATCTTCACCCGCAACCGCATGGACGTCTACAAAGCCGTTTCCGCCCAGATCCGCGAGATTTTCCACCGTTATACGGACCTGGTGGAACCTCTTTCCCTGGACGAAGCCTTTCTGGACGTCACGGAAAACAAGCCGGGAATCCCGCTGGCCGTGGAAATCGCCCGGCGCATCAAAAGGGAAATTCGCCAGGAACTGCGCCTGACGGCCTCCGCGGGGGTCTCCTACAACAAATTCCTGGCCAAAATCGCTTCCGACTACCGCAAACCGGACGGCCTGTTCACCATTCACCCCTCCCGCGCCGCGGAATTCATCGCGCGCCTGCCCATCGAATCCTTCTGGGGCGTGGGACAGGCCACCGCCGCACGCATGCACGCCCTGTCCATCACCAACGGAGCCCAGCTCAGGGAACGGGACCAGGAATTCCTGGTCCGCCACTTCGGAAAAATCGGTGTCCTATTCTACAACTTCGCCCGCGGCATTGACGAGCGCCCCGTGGAATCATCCCGCATCCGCAAATCCGTGGGCTGCGAACAGACCTACCGGGAAGACGTCACTAAAGCCCAGGCCCTGGAAAACAGCCTCCCCGTTCTGGCGGAAGAACTGGCGGGGCGCCTGGCGCGCGCCGGATTCCGGGGCAATACCCTGACCCTGAAAATCAAATTCCCGGACTTCGTCCAGAAATCCCGGAGCATTACCGTGCCGGACTGCCTGACGGACATGGAGGACATCCTGCCCCTGGCGCGCACGATGATGGAAGAACTGGATTCCGGAGACAGCACCTTCCGCCTTCTGGGCCTGTCCGTCTCCAACCCTCTTGAAGAACACCTTCCGGGCGTCTGGGAACAGCTTTGGCTGGATTTGGAATACTAA
- a CDS encoding MFS transporter, with product MDEAELPAAAGGILLFFLLFLAYSMLRPVREMMGIAGGVRNLQWLFTATFAASLMFQLLFGWIACRVPRRSILPWTYGFFILNLGMFAALMLACPDSVWTARVFYVWLSVFNLLAVSVAWSVLADVMRGGQVKRLFALVASGSSLGAVLGPAVTASLAGIVDSIWLFALAAILLGLAVLAGMYLHRWRDGNPASGGEAGAPFPEDCRARPLGGNPFTGASAVFRSPFLMGIGLFIVLLASTNTFLYFELMRAVASAFPDPVRQTRVFGIIDVIVQGSTMLLQVFFAGRIVRRFGLSALLVAVPVLISLGFVWMAFSPVFAVAAVVMVARRIGEYGLVRPGREMLNSVLSPEEKYKAKSFIDTVLYRGGDAASAWLKRSLDVLGGHSPLAMLGGAAISALWAATGFFLARRHREMAGRQDEG from the coding sequence ATGGATGAGGCCGAGCTGCCTGCAGCGGCGGGAGGCATTCTGCTGTTTTTTCTGCTGTTCCTGGCGTATTCCATGCTGCGCCCGGTCCGGGAAATGATGGGCATTGCGGGCGGAGTCCGGAATTTGCAGTGGCTGTTTACGGCTACGTTTGCGGCATCTCTCATGTTTCAGCTGTTGTTCGGGTGGATTGCCTGCCGCGTGCCGAGAAGGTCCATCCTTCCGTGGACGTACGGATTTTTTATTCTCAATCTGGGGATGTTTGCCGCACTCATGTTGGCGTGTCCGGACAGTGTCTGGACGGCACGGGTGTTTTACGTGTGGCTGTCCGTTTTCAATCTGCTGGCCGTATCCGTGGCATGGAGCGTGCTGGCGGATGTGATGAGAGGAGGACAGGTGAAACGCCTGTTCGCGCTGGTGGCCAGCGGCAGCAGCCTGGGAGCCGTGCTGGGGCCTGCCGTGACGGCGTCTCTGGCCGGAATAGTGGACAGCATATGGCTGTTTGCCCTGGCCGCCATTCTTCTGGGGCTGGCGGTTCTGGCGGGGATGTATCTGCACCGCTGGCGGGACGGGAATCCGGCCAGCGGAGGGGAAGCAGGCGCGCCTTTTCCGGAGGATTGCCGGGCGCGTCCCCTTGGCGGCAACCCGTTTACCGGGGCTTCCGCCGTGTTCCGTTCCCCCTTTCTGATGGGGATCGGGCTGTTCATCGTTCTTCTGGCCAGCACCAACACCTTCCTGTACTTTGAACTGATGCGGGCTGTGGCTTCCGCCTTTCCCGATCCTGTCCGGCAGACCCGGGTGTTCGGAATCATTGATGTCATTGTTCAGGGGAGTACCATGCTGCTGCAGGTGTTTTTTGCCGGGCGCATTGTCCGGAGGTTTGGACTATCCGCACTGCTGGTGGCGGTTCCGGTCCTCATTTCCCTGGGATTTGTCTGGATGGCTTTTTCTCCGGTCTTTGCCGTGGCAGCCGTCGTGATGGTAGCGCGGCGCATTGGAGAATACGGCCTGGTGCGGCCTGGACGCGAAATGCTGAATTCCGTGCTGTCTCCGGAGGAAAAGTACAAGGCCAAAAGCTTTATAGATACGGTGCTTTACCGCGGCGGGGACGCCGCGAGCGCATGGCTGAAACGTTCACTTGACGTTCTGGGCGGCCATTCCCCGCTTGCCATGCTGGGCGGGGCCGCTATTTCCGCCCTGTGGGCGGCCACCGGATTTTTCCTGGCCCGCAGGCACCGCGAGATGGCCGGAAGACAGGATGAAGGCTGA
- a CDS encoding tetratricopeptide repeat protein: MPASGTLPSLPPVEEGKGPSFFLFRRMADSVMASARQGNARAQFLTGVCYYTGEGVGKDLKEAFQWFSRAAQQGDPESQFYLGVMHECGEGVEQDAKKAFEWYLLAAGQEYAPAQHNVGNFYYKGVGTEKDLKKAVKWLTLAAMRGIPQSQNLLGLCCTEGLGMEQDFKEASRWYTLSAQQGLADAQNNLGILYERGLGVPQDFKEAFKWFSAAARQGYFAAQNNLGTLYDRGLGVRQDWKKAFELYSLAAAQGYGMAQSNLGKMYETGRGVRQDLKKAFDLYLSAAQQGEADGQNNVGVMYERGMGIPQNLKEAFKWFSAAARQENAWAQNNLGAMYYYGRGVPQDPKEAFQWFSLSAAQGNSSAQKNLGLLYEYGQGAEKDLKEAFQWFSLAAVQGENDARYRLGLLYENGKGVDKDVKEACKWYALAAEQGHPAAQNNLGTMYEAGDGVQKDLKEACKWYALAAEQGYAAAQDNLGTMYEGGQGVEKDLKEAFKWYLASARQGNSNAQYHLARMYLKGAGVEQDYREAVKWYGKAAEQNVPAAQFGLGLLYLTGNGTEQDEAEGRKWIAKAAEQGLEEARDMLKLLDDLFPKQNGED, encoded by the coding sequence GTGCCTGCTTCCGGGACGCTTCCCTCCCTTCCTCCCGTTGAAGAGGGGAAGGGACCGTCTTTCTTTCTTTTCCGCCGCATGGCGGATTCCGTCATGGCATCAGCCCGGCAGGGGAATGCCAGGGCACAGTTCCTGACCGGAGTTTGTTATTATACCGGGGAAGGGGTGGGGAAAGATCTGAAAGAAGCGTTTCAATGGTTTTCCCGTGCCGCGCAGCAGGGAGATCCGGAAAGCCAGTTTTATCTTGGGGTGATGCATGAATGCGGAGAAGGTGTGGAACAGGATGCAAAAAAGGCTTTTGAATGGTACCTGCTGGCAGCCGGGCAGGAATATGCGCCGGCCCAGCACAATGTGGGGAATTTTTATTATAAGGGAGTGGGGACGGAGAAGGATTTAAAGAAGGCGGTCAAATGGCTGACTCTGGCGGCTATGCGCGGAATACCCCAGTCGCAGAACCTGCTTGGTCTCTGTTGTACGGAAGGGCTGGGCATGGAACAGGATTTCAAGGAAGCTTCCAGGTGGTATACTTTGTCCGCCCAGCAGGGACTTGCCGATGCCCAGAACAATCTGGGGATTCTCTATGAGCGGGGGCTCGGGGTTCCTCAGGATTTCAAGGAAGCCTTCAAATGGTTCTCCGCCGCTGCCCGTCAGGGATATTTTGCTGCTCAAAATAATCTGGGAACCCTGTATGACCGGGGTCTCGGAGTCCGGCAGGATTGGAAGAAGGCGTTTGAATTATATTCCCTGGCTGCGGCGCAGGGGTATGGAATGGCCCAGAGCAACCTCGGAAAGATGTATGAGACGGGAAGAGGAGTTCGGCAGGATTTAAAAAAAGCATTCGATCTGTATTTGTCCGCCGCGCAGCAGGGAGAGGCCGACGGCCAAAACAACGTGGGAGTCATGTATGAGAGAGGAATGGGAATCCCGCAGAATTTGAAAGAAGCGTTCAAGTGGTTTTCCGCCGCCGCCCGGCAGGAAAACGCATGGGCGCAAAACAACCTCGGAGCCATGTATTATTACGGTCGTGGCGTTCCGCAGGATCCAAAGGAGGCGTTCCAATGGTTTTCTCTTTCCGCCGCGCAAGGCAATTCTTCCGCTCAGAAAAATCTGGGACTCCTGTATGAATATGGACAGGGTGCGGAAAAGGATCTGAAAGAGGCGTTCCAATGGTTTTCCCTGGCTGCCGTCCAGGGAGAGAATGATGCCCGGTACCGGTTGGGGCTTTTGTATGAGAATGGCAAGGGTGTTGATAAGGATGTAAAGGAAGCGTGCAAATGGTATGCCCTTGCGGCGGAACAGGGGCATCCCGCGGCTCAAAACAATCTGGGGACCATGTATGAGGCGGGAGACGGGGTGCAGAAGGATTTGAAGGAAGCGTGCAAATGGTACGCCCTTGCGGCGGAACAGGGATATGCCGCGGCTCAAGACAATCTCGGGACCATGTATGAAGGGGGGCAGGGAGTGGAGAAGGATTTGAAAGAGGCCTTCAAATGGTATCTGGCGTCCGCCCGGCAGGGAAATTCAAACGCCCAGTATCATTTGGCGCGGATGTACCTGAAAGGTGCAGGCGTGGAGCAGGATTACCGTGAAGCTGTGAAATGGTACGGGAAAGCGGCGGAACAGAACGTTCCGGCTGCCCAGTTTGGGCTGGGGCTGCTTTACCTGACAGGGAACGGAACTGAGCAGGATGAGGCAGAAGGCAGAAAATGGATTGCCAAGGCGGCGGAACAAGGCCTGGAGGAAGCCCGGGATATGCTCAAACTGCTTGATGACCTATTTCCGAAACAGAACGGAGAAGATTGA
- a CDS encoding GNAT family N-acetyltransferase: MDFFNQTGKMAIGSRLRMLTDKITNDAELIYGMYGVDIRPKWFPVFFVLSRGEAKTITAIAREIGHSHPSVSNIVKEMGARGLVKETRDKSDGRRNMVTLSSKGKKMAGIMAECYPDVESAVEQIARQARNDLWRAIEEWEDLLSEKTLFERVKEAKKEREGKDIAVIAYEPRYQSAFKALNEEWITAHWEMEEPDHKALDHPQEYILDKGGHIFIALYRDEPVGVCALCKKDDPEHEYELAKLAVSPGVQGKGIGVLLCRTVISKAKELGCKKIFLESNTLLRPAIRLYRKLGFKEIPKSHPAYERVDIQMELVID; encoded by the coding sequence ATGGATTTTTTCAACCAGACGGGCAAAATGGCCATCGGAAGCAGGCTGCGCATGCTGACGGATAAGATAACAAACGACGCCGAACTAATTTACGGCATGTACGGCGTGGACATCCGCCCGAAGTGGTTTCCCGTCTTTTTTGTGCTGTCCCGCGGCGAGGCGAAGACCATCACCGCAATCGCCAGGGAAATAGGGCATTCGCATCCGTCCGTCAGCAACATCGTAAAAGAAATGGGAGCAAGGGGACTGGTGAAAGAAACTAGGGACAAATCGGACGGAAGAAGAAACATGGTCACGCTGTCCTCCAAAGGAAAAAAAATGGCCGGAATCATGGCCGAATGCTATCCCGACGTTGAATCCGCCGTGGAACAAATCGCCCGGCAGGCCCGGAACGACCTGTGGCGGGCCATTGAAGAATGGGAAGACCTGCTGTCGGAAAAAACATTATTCGAACGGGTAAAAGAAGCCAAAAAGGAGAGGGAGGGAAAAGACATCGCCGTCATTGCCTATGAGCCCCGCTACCAATCCGCTTTCAAGGCTCTCAATGAAGAATGGATCACCGCCCACTGGGAAATGGAAGAACCCGACCACAAGGCGCTGGACCACCCGCAGGAATACATTCTGGACAAAGGAGGCCACATTTTCATTGCCCTGTACAGGGATGAACCTGTCGGCGTATGCGCTCTGTGCAAAAAAGACGATCCGGAGCATGAATATGAACTGGCCAAGCTCGCAGTCAGTCCCGGGGTTCAGGGAAAAGGAATCGGTGTATTGCTGTGCCGGACCGTCATCAGCAAGGCAAAAGAACTGGGATGCAAAAAAATCTTTCTGGAAAGCAACACGCTTCTGCGCCCGGCCATACGGCTCTACAGAAAACTGGGGTTCAAGGAAATTCCGAAAAGCCATCCGGCCTACGAAAGGGTCGATATTCAAATGGAACTGGTGATAGACTGA
- a CDS encoding ABC transporter permease has product MDFFVRITSLVKKELLAVLRDKKSRMALIIPPIIQICIFGYAATMNVTRVPYAVLDKDGGESAAQYIADLEGTGIFRRQAAASTEKDIDRMIDNRKIVIGLTIPPDFSRNLQTGRPASLQLIADGRNANTAAIALGYAQQIASAFGADLAARNGGASPVEIETRSWFNPNLITRWFIVPGLIAVLALINSILSGALSIAREREEGTFDQLLVAPYNPGEILLGKGIATVITGSMQAVFVVLVAMFWFRIPFQGSIWLLATAILLFIITATAIGLCISSFAQSLQQAIVGTFLLLVPMVMLSGFATPISSMPDIFQDLTLLNPMRYGLELIQRIFLEGAGFLDLWPLFGAILIVTAVSVFAAIFSFHHKIS; this is encoded by the coding sequence ATGGACTTCTTCGTCAGAATAACCTCCCTCGTCAAAAAGGAACTGCTGGCCGTGCTCAGGGACAAAAAAAGCCGCATGGCCCTCATCATCCCGCCCATCATCCAGATCTGCATCTTCGGATACGCGGCTACCATGAACGTCACGCGCGTGCCCTACGCCGTGCTGGACAAGGACGGCGGGGAATCCGCCGCCCAGTACATTGCGGACCTGGAAGGCACAGGCATCTTCCGGCGGCAGGCCGCGGCATCCACGGAAAAGGACATAGACCGCATGATCGACAACCGGAAAATCGTCATAGGGCTCACCATTCCGCCGGACTTCTCCCGCAACCTCCAGACGGGCCGCCCTGCCTCCCTTCAGCTCATTGCGGACGGGCGCAACGCAAACACGGCAGCCATCGCCCTCGGCTACGCCCAGCAAATCGCCTCCGCCTTCGGCGCGGACCTGGCCGCCAGAAACGGCGGCGCCTCCCCGGTGGAAATAGAAACCCGCTCCTGGTTCAACCCTAATCTCATTACGCGCTGGTTCATCGTGCCCGGCCTCATCGCCGTCCTGGCCCTGATCAACTCCATCCTCTCCGGGGCACTCTCCATCGCCCGGGAACGGGAGGAAGGCACCTTTGACCAGCTCTTGGTAGCCCCGTACAACCCGGGGGAAATCCTGCTGGGCAAAGGCATCGCCACGGTCATCACCGGCTCCATGCAGGCCGTCTTCGTGGTGCTGGTGGCCATGTTCTGGTTCCGCATCCCCTTCCAGGGCTCCATCTGGCTCCTTGCCACGGCCATTCTGCTCTTCATCATCACCGCGACGGCCATAGGGCTGTGCATCTCCTCCTTCGCCCAATCCCTCCAGCAGGCCATTGTGGGAACCTTCCTGCTCCTGGTGCCCATGGTCATGCTCTCCGGCTTCGCCACCCCCATCTCCAGCATGCCGGACATCTTCCAGGACCTTACCCTGCTCAACCCCATGCGGTACGGCCTGGAACTCATCCAGCGCATCTTCCTGGAAGGGGCCGGATTCCTGGACCTCTGGCCGCTCTTCGGGGCCATTCTGATCGTAACGGCGGTATCCGTATTCGCTGCCATCTTCTCCTTCCATCACAAAATCTCCTGA